A stretch of the Vulcanisaeta souniana JCM 11219 genome encodes the following:
- a CDS encoding NOG1 family protein, whose amino-acid sequence MIRAPHVPTSEELWNAVVGVYFSLQARNPSIEPGIDRLRRLELRRVRETRKYLIDTFRDIALGMPFLDSLHPFYRELIELMIDRTVYKHSLAKVGHATKALSSIYRDTILSIRSATTNYDIIRARKKFLSRVRDLIMDLKPELDFLKGAAVRLDKLPNIEPGLFTIVVSGMPNVGKSSFVRCVSSGRPRVAEYPFTTKELHVGHFTVLNDVKIQVIDTPGLLDRPLSERNKIELQAILALKYLAKVIVFILDPTSHSGYSLTEQINLLREIRSGFSTPTLVLINKIDIATENEVDAALSNITVIDGSIPIFKVSTINCSGCKVVIDHIVDNYVIPMLKESLSRQ is encoded by the coding sequence GTGATCAGGGCGCCTCATGTGCCGACAAGCGAGGAATTATGGAATGCGGTGGTTGGTGTATACTTTAGTCTTCAGGCTAGGAACCCAAGCATTGAACCTGGTATTGATAGATTGAGAAGACTCGAGTTAAGGAGGGTTAGGGAGACAAGGAAGTACTTGATTGATACTTTTCGTGATATAGCCCTTGGTATGCCCTTCCTGGACTCTCTGCACCCATTTTACAGGGAACTTATTGAGTTAATGATTGACAGGACCGTGTATAAGCACTCCCTGGCCAAGGTTGGTCACGCAACGAAGGCCCTATCATCCATTTACAGGGACACTATATTATCCATTAGGTCTGCCACCACGAATTATGACATAATTAGAGCCAGAAAGAAATTCCTGAGTAGGGTCAGAGATCTCATCATGGATTTAAAGCCTGAGCTTGATTTCCTGAAGGGCGCTGCGGTTAGGCTTGATAAACTACCAAACATAGAACCTGGGTTATTCACGATTGTTGTTTCAGGCATGCCAAACGTCGGTAAGAGTAGTTTCGTTAGGTGCGTTAGTAGTGGTAGGCCCAGGGTGGCCGAGTATCCATTTACAACGAAGGAGCTTCATGTTGGTCATTTCACTGTACTCAACGATGTAAAGATCCAGGTAATAGACACCCCGGGGCTTCTTGATAGACCACTAAGTGAACGTAATAAGATAGAGCTACAAGCCATATTGGCGCTTAAGTATTTGGCTAAGGTGATAGTCTTTATACTGGATCCTACTAGTCATAGTGGTTACTCATTGACAGAGCAAATAAATCTACTGAGGGAAATTCGGAGCGGTTTCAGCACGCCAACGCTCGTGCTAATTAATAAGATTGATATAGCTACGGAGAATGAGGTAGATGCTGCATTGAGTAATATAACCGTTATTGATGGCTCAATACCCATATTCAAGGTATCAACAATTAACTGCAGTGGTTGTAAGGTCGTCATTGATCACATAGTTGATAATTACGTAATACCCATGCTCAAGGAATCATTAAGTAGACAATAG
- a CDS encoding PhoH family protein, with product MLDKIKPMSIGQERFLNALKDSRNEIVGAFGPTGTGKSLISCIYGISSVLAGTYKRFIITRPVVDVGTSKSLTPEELGDLYYKIASAYLEDILEGLMDREEITRLLQEGKVMVTDVSYLRGRTFDDSLIFLDDAQNTQPENAAEILMRIGRNSRLIIAGDPVLQKPLGAEKDGATLLREVLLNEENAVVVDLGLKDIVRPGAKRGVKVSFELRMRKRELSNMERQMLDLVRVHAPDADVVTVIEFKQEKENLGIKSESVPDALIIAKEGHLGRVVGKGGERIKAIEGESNLRVRTVEMNLNFKEWIRALHPIGWIGKHIVDVDFAGPELMIIVRKSAFGAFVGQRGIYARLIDRVFKRLINVGIRAMENEE from the coding sequence TTGCTGGATAAAATTAAGCCCATGAGTATTGGACAGGAGAGATTCCTAAACGCACTTAAGGATTCAAGGAATGAGATAGTCGGTGCCTTTGGCCCAACTGGTACGGGCAAGAGCCTTATTTCATGCATTTACGGAATCTCATCAGTACTTGCCGGAACCTATAAACGGTTCATAATAACTAGGCCGGTCGTTGATGTTGGCACCAGTAAGTCATTAACACCCGAGGAATTGGGTGACTTGTACTATAAAATCGCCTCGGCTTATCTTGAGGACATTCTTGAGGGATTAATGGATAGGGAGGAGATAACGAGGCTTCTCCAGGAGGGTAAGGTAATGGTCACCGATGTATCCTACCTAAGGGGCAGAACGTTCGATGACTCGTTAATATTCCTAGACGATGCGCAAAACACCCAACCTGAGAACGCCGCGGAGATACTCATGAGGATTGGTAGAAACTCACGGCTAATAATTGCGGGTGACCCAGTACTACAGAAACCACTTGGTGCTGAGAAGGATGGTGCAACACTACTCAGGGAGGTTCTACTTAATGAGGAGAATGCGGTGGTTGTAGACCTAGGCCTTAAGGACATCGTTAGGCCAGGTGCCAAGAGAGGTGTTAAGGTGTCCTTCGAGTTGAGGATGAGGAAGAGGGAGTTGAGTAATATGGAGAGGCAGATGCTTGACTTAGTAAGGGTTCATGCGCCAGACGCTGATGTGGTTACGGTGATTGAGTTTAAGCAGGAGAAGGAGAACCTCGGCATTAAGAGTGAGAGTGTGCCCGATGCATTAATAATTGCAAAGGAGGGTCACCTGGGCAGGGTGGTTGGTAAGGGCGGTGAGAGGATTAAGGCGATTGAGGGTGAGAGCAACCTGAGGGTTAGGACCGTGGAGATGAACCTCAACTTCAAGGAGTGGATTAGGGCGCTTCACCCGATCGGTTGGATCGGTAAGCATATTGTTGACGTTGATTTTGCGGGACCTGAACTCATGATTATCGTGAGGAAGAGTGCCTTCGGGGCCTTTGTTGGTCAGAGGGGGATCTATGCCAGGTTAATTGATAGGGTTTTCAAGCGGTTGATAAATGTTGGTATTAGGGCCATGGAGAACGAGGAATAA
- the hxlB gene encoding 6-phospho-3-hexuloisomerase — protein MEDLNYFKSAYVEIGNFILNALNAVNIKEIESFVDTLINVYRNDKKVLVVGAGRSGLVGRAFAMRLMHLGFRSYVLGETITPSVGEGDLVVAISGSGTTTMVVAAAEAAKKMKAMIVAITSYRDSPLASYADLVVQVPGRTKVAKMDDYFARQILGLHEPLAPLGTLFEDTAIVLLDAIIAELMYRLKKTEDEIRMRHANIEIP, from the coding sequence ATGGAGGATCTCAACTATTTTAAGAGTGCGTATGTAGAAATTGGAAATTTTATTCTAAATGCCCTTAATGCAGTTAATATTAAGGAAATAGAATCGTTCGTGGATACATTAATAAATGTGTATAGGAATGATAAGAAGGTTCTTGTTGTTGGTGCAGGTAGGTCGGGGCTTGTTGGTAGGGCATTCGCCATGAGACTAATGCACCTAGGTTTCAGATCCTACGTGCTTGGTGAAACAATAACGCCAAGTGTCGGCGAGGGTGACTTAGTCGTCGCCATATCCGGTAGTGGCACAACAACTATGGTCGTGGCGGCTGCGGAGGCCGCCAAGAAAATGAAGGCCATGATAGTCGCAATAACAAGCTATAGAGATTCGCCGCTGGCTAGTTACGCTGACTTAGTGGTACAAGTGCCTGGTAGGACAAAGGTGGCCAAGATGGATGATTACTTCGCTAGGCAAATACTTGGTCTTCACGAACCGCTGGCCCCACTGGGTACCCTGTTTGAGGATACAGCAATAGTTCTCCTTGACGCTATAATTGCGGAGTTAATGTATAGACTTAAGAAGACGGAGGACGAAATAAGAATGAGACATGCAAATATAGAGATACCCTAG
- the speD gene encoding adenosylmethionine decarboxylase yields the protein MITQTLTGPGGREGNALVYGVHVYGNLYGCNKELLKDELYLTKIIKEAADVAGALVVSTFYYKFGINGGISVVAIVAESHISIHTWPEHEYATVDVYTCGNHTRPMAAFEYIAKSLNAKKVEVFVSDRSYYSNINGETRGDEVS from the coding sequence ATGATCACCCAAACCTTAACAGGGCCAGGGGGCAGGGAGGGGAATGCATTAGTGTATGGGGTGCACGTATATGGAAATCTATACGGATGCAACAAGGAATTGCTTAAGGATGAACTATACCTAACAAAAATAATTAAGGAGGCTGCTGATGTTGCAGGAGCACTGGTTGTGTCAACCTTCTACTACAAGTTTGGAATTAATGGCGGAATATCTGTAGTAGCCATAGTCGCTGAGAGCCACATCTCAATCCATACCTGGCCTGAGCATGAATACGCGACTGTCGATGTATATACCTGTGGTAACCATACAAGGCCTATGGCGGCCTTTGAGTACATAGCCAAGAGCTTAAATGCCAAGAAGGTTGAGGTCTTTGTGTCAGATCGGTCATACTACTCAAACATTAATGGTGAAACTAGGGGTGATGAAGTGAGTTGA